DNA sequence from the Deltaproteobacteria bacterium genome:
TCGGGCCGCGCGATCAGAAGCTTGGCGAGCTCGACGCGCATCAGCCAGCCGCCCGAAAGCTTGGCGAGCGGCTGCTCCCACTTCTCGGGTCCCAGCCCGAGCCCGACCAGCGTCGCGCGAAGCTCGGCGTCGGCGGAGAAGCCGCCGGCGCGCTCGAACTCGTGGCGCAGCTCGTCGTAGCGCGAGGCGAGCTCGTCGGGAACGTGCTCGTGGTCGCGCGCGATCTCCTCCTCCATCTCGCGCATGCGTCGCTCGAGCGCGCGCAGCGGCTCGAGGGCGGTCTCCGCCTCGGCGAGGACGGTGCGGTCCGAGACCGCGCTCACCTCCTGGCGCAGATAGCCGACGCGCGCGCCGCGGCGCAGCACCCGCGTTCCGGTGTCGGGCGCGTCGAGCCCGGCGAGCATGCGCAGAAGCGTGGTCTTGCCCGCGCCGTTGCGACCGACCAGCCCCACGCGGTCGTCGGGGCGGACGTGCAGCGACGCCCCTTCGAAGAGCGCGCGTCCGCCAAACGACTTGGAGGCGTCTTCCAACCGGAGCACAGCGGACGGGAGGCTAGCGGGGCGACTCGGCGCTCGCCCGCGACAGGATCGTCGCCTCGTCCCACTCGACCGGCAGCTTCACGCGCTCGCCGCTCTTGCGCTCGAAGAGCACGTGGCCCTCGCGCGCTGCGAACTCGAGCAGATCGCGCACGAGCTCGACGTCCTTGCGGCAGTACGCCTCGATCAGATCGATCCGGCCCTCCTTCCACCAGACCAGGGACTGCATCCCGTCGCCGCTCTTGCCGCGCCCGAGCGTGTGCATGGCGAGGTGGTCGAGCGAGAGCCGGTAGCCGAGCTTGCGGTGGATCTCCTCGAGCAGGTCGAAGGTCGCAAGCTGCGACAGATCGCGCGTCGTGTAGGCGCGCAGCACCCCGTAGTCGAAGCGGCGGCTGTTGAATCCGACCACCGCCGGCGCGCGAAAGAGCCGCTCGATCAGCGCCTCGGCACGCTCCTCGGTGTAGGTCTCGAACTCGCCGGTCGCGGCGTCGAAGACCACCGCGAGCGCGAGCCGCATCAGGTGCGTGTTGCCCCAGCCGCCGACCTCCGCCGCGGAGCGCTGCGTCTCGACGTCGAAGATCAGCGGCGCAAGCCGCGGTGGGGGCGCGAGCTCGAGCGAGTCCGGCGGCTCGAGGTCGGGCTCCTCGAGCTCGACCGCGCCCGCCGCCAGCGTCTCGCGCGCGAGCGCGAGGTCGACGGTGCGGATCACCGCGGTCTTGTCGAGC
Encoded proteins:
- a CDS encoding DUF1998 domain-containing protein, with protein sequence GASLALFPLFALCDRFDAAGISIPRHPQVRGPAIFLYDSHPGGIGIARAIFPRVEELISLAGQIASECPCVDGCPSCIHSPRCGAGNRPLDKTAVIRTVDLALARETLAAGAVELEEPDLEPPDSLELAPPPRLAPLIFDVETQRSAAEVGGWGNTHLMRLALAVVFDAATGEFETYTEERAEALIERLFRAPAVVGFNSRRFDYGVLRAYTTRDLSQLATFDLLEEIHRKLGYRLSLDHLAMHTLGRGKSGDGMQSLVWWKEGRIDLIEAYCRKDVELVRDLLEFAAREGHVLFERKSGERVKLPVEWDEATILSRASAESPR